Proteins co-encoded in one Flavobacterium fluviale genomic window:
- a CDS encoding YeiH family protein, giving the protein MSTSTKQFTIHEDWTVVILGFIIIGISLFIFIPQVPVFKWTNETDLVKNVFEIKNLQIIGFQFLYFLLIGIIGTFFVGKSVKNFIFGFPIIYILTIIALIIAGNTEVKALNLEAVIFSLVIGLIIGNFFKLPEWFRSAMSTELFVKIGLVLLGTSVIFSDILKAGSLGLIQALVVVLSVWYFAFWLCKKLKVDDELTMMISSAVSICGVSAAIATSGAIKGDSKKLSYVISMVLVTAIPMMIFMPIIASHFNFPEEVTGAWLGGSIDTSGAVVASGTLVGETALKISTIVKFSQNVLLGLAAFAISIYWTYTHNESSEVKDSKPTFSIIWERFPKFVIGFIAASIVFSFFISPETREGLKDSLKNLQGLWFALAFTSIGLETNFRDLLQHNSKKPLIAFLTAQLFNIIITLIIAFLLFNP; this is encoded by the coding sequence ATGTCAACCTCAACAAAACAATTTACAATACACGAAGACTGGACCGTCGTCATTCTCGGTTTTATCATTATCGGAATTTCTCTTTTTATTTTTATTCCACAAGTTCCTGTCTTCAAATGGACAAATGAAACTGATTTAGTTAAAAATGTATTCGAAATAAAAAATCTTCAAATTATTGGTTTTCAATTCCTTTATTTTCTTTTGATTGGAATAATTGGAACCTTCTTCGTTGGAAAATCAGTTAAAAATTTCATTTTCGGATTTCCAATTATTTATATACTCACGATCATTGCTTTAATCATTGCAGGAAATACAGAAGTAAAAGCTCTAAATCTGGAAGCTGTTATTTTCAGTTTAGTTATCGGATTGATTATCGGAAATTTTTTCAAGCTTCCCGAGTGGTTTCGTTCTGCAATGTCAACCGAGCTTTTTGTCAAAATCGGACTGGTACTCTTGGGAACAAGTGTCATTTTTTCGGATATTCTAAAAGCAGGATCTTTAGGTTTAATTCAGGCTTTGGTGGTTGTTTTGTCTGTTTGGTATTTTGCATTCTGGTTGTGTAAAAAACTAAAAGTCGATGACGAATTAACGATGATGATTTCGAGCGCGGTTTCTATCTGCGGTGTTTCTGCAGCAATCGCAACTTCTGGGGCTATAAAAGGAGATTCTAAAAAATTATCTTATGTAATTTCGATGGTTTTAGTTACTGCGATTCCAATGATGATTTTTATGCCGATAATTGCCAGTCATTTTAATTTTCCGGAAGAAGTTACAGGAGCTTGGCTTGGAGGCAGTATCGATACTTCTGGAGCAGTTGTCGCTTCTGGAACTTTGGTTGGAGAAACTGCTTTAAAAATAAGCACGATTGTAAAATTTTCTCAAAATGTTTTATTGGGTTTAGCCGCTTTTGCCATTTCCATATATTGGACTTACACGCATAATGAATCTTCTGAAGTAAAGGATTCTAAACCAACGTTTAGCATAATTTGGGAACGCTTTCCAAAATTCGTCATAGGTTTTATTGCCGCGTCAATTGTCTTTTCGTTTTTCATTTCTCCTGAAACTCGAGAGGGCTTGAAAGACAGTTTAAAAAATCTACAGGGACTTTGGTTTGCTTTGGCCTTTACGAGTATTGGTTTGGAAACTAATTTTAGAGATTTGCTCCAGCATAATAGCAAAAAACCTTTAATCGCATTTTTGACCGCTCAATTATTCAATATCATCATTACTTTGATTATAGCTTTTTTGCTTTTTAATCCTTGA
- a CDS encoding sulfatase-like hydrolase/transferase: protein MSTKKKITKVAITILIILLILAAFLFWPININETLVKEDQKLAEGKKQFLASKAPSDSASSKKTNIIILLADDLGKYDISLYGGKSTPTPQIDSLAASGVTFTDGYASAAICSPSRAGLITGRYQERFGHEYQPGDRYPKNNLEYYAFKYLLNTNNWRLNDKIEYPNDASIATQGLPKSEITFGDLAKRQGYTTGIIGKWHLGHNKGFFPLDRGFDYHYGFYQAFSLFAPEDNNPDIINHHHKDFTDKTIWGKGRVGIGQIRRDNTIIDEKAYLTEKFADEAESFIDKNKDKPFLLYIPFNAPHTPFQVRKKYYDRFPNVKDENKRVYFAMISALDDAIGRIRAKVKKEGLEENTLIIFASDNGGADYTFATTNAPLKGGKFSHFEGGINVPFALSWKGKIKPNTVYKQPVSTLDFFTTIAAAIHSDLPKDRVYDGVDLVAVVNKNKTAHKDLYWRSGDAKAIRSGEWKLVISGKTHKNWLYNLASDKFEKTDLAQKNPEKVKELQTALQTWEKGLIKPLWPNLTYYEFDFGKQKYFVDL from the coding sequence ATGTCAACCAAGAAAAAAATTACCAAAGTTGCTATAACAATTTTAATTATACTGCTTATTCTGGCCGCTTTTCTATTTTGGCCCATAAATATCAATGAAACCTTAGTAAAAGAAGATCAAAAACTAGCCGAAGGCAAAAAGCAATTTCTAGCATCAAAAGCTCCGTCTGATTCAGCATCAAGCAAAAAGACGAATATCATTATTCTACTTGCCGATGATTTAGGTAAATATGATATTTCGCTCTACGGCGGAAAATCTACTCCAACACCGCAGATTGATTCTTTAGCGGCTTCTGGTGTTACATTTACAGATGGATATGCATCGGCTGCTATTTGTTCGCCTTCGAGAGCTGGATTAATTACAGGAAGATATCAGGAACGTTTTGGACATGAATATCAGCCGGGAGATCGTTATCCTAAAAACAATTTAGAATATTACGCTTTCAAATATTTACTGAATACCAACAATTGGAGATTAAATGATAAGATCGAATATCCAAACGATGCCTCAATTGCAACGCAGGGTTTACCAAAATCTGAAATCACATTTGGCGATTTAGCCAAAAGGCAAGGTTACACTACAGGTATTATCGGAAAATGGCATTTGGGCCACAATAAAGGATTTTTTCCTTTGGACCGAGGTTTTGATTATCATTACGGATTTTATCAGGCGTTTTCTCTATTTGCTCCTGAAGACAATAATCCAGATATTATCAATCATCATCACAAAGATTTTACCGACAAAACCATTTGGGGAAAGGGACGTGTCGGAATCGGACAAATTCGCCGAGACAATACTATTATTGATGAAAAAGCCTATTTAACCGAAAAATTTGCGGATGAAGCCGAATCTTTTATTGATAAAAATAAAGACAAACCTTTCCTGTTGTACATTCCTTTTAATGCACCGCACACGCCATTTCAAGTTCGTAAAAAATATTATGATCGTTTTCCGAATGTGAAAGACGAAAACAAACGTGTTTATTTTGCGATGATCAGCGCTCTGGATGATGCGATTGGCAGAATTCGGGCAAAAGTAAAAAAAGAAGGACTTGAAGAAAATACTTTAATTATTTTCGCCAGTGATAACGGCGGTGCCGATTATACTTTTGCGACCACAAATGCACCTTTAAAAGGTGGTAAATTTTCTCATTTCGAAGGCGGTATTAATGTTCCTTTTGCACTTTCGTGGAAGGGAAAAATAAAACCTAATACAGTTTATAAACAACCTGTCAGCACTTTAGATTTTTTCACCACAATTGCAGCAGCCATACATTCTGATTTACCAAAAGACCGCGTTTATGACGGAGTTGATTTGGTTGCTGTAGTAAATAAAAATAAGACTGCTCATAAAGATCTTTACTGGCGTTCGGGCGATGCAAAAGCGATTAGAAGCGGCGAGTGGAAATTAGTCATTAGCGGCAAAACACACAAAAATTGGCTGTACAATCTTGCTTCTGATAAATTTGAAAAAACAGATCTTGCGCAGAAAAATCCAGAAAAGGTAAAAGAGTTACAAACTGCTTTACAAACTTGGGAAAAAGGCCTGATTAAACCGCTTTGGCCAAATCTAACCTATTATGAATTTGATTTTGGTAAACAAAAATACTTTGTCGATCTCTAA